The genomic stretch aatcctttttttttctataaatcatgttaaatcagtgtcaaattgttataatccatgatttttcatgttttgcatgaaaaaatcatagattgggagcttcaatttcgagatttggaggagatgggccaagctacaaaaaattggaaaaaaaaaatccaatttctcgcaaatcggttgcaatctgtgtccaaacataaaaaaatcaaacacGTATGTAacttaatctagtgattcttcttttggtTTTGAATGTATTgattgtgtttccacacatctttttacatttataaatcatatgaatagactttgaatatacttgcatcaattcacttagacaatgcatagattaggacctcatacaaagaaaacatattatgtgcactttttcttttttcttttttgtattgtttttatttataagtgtgtattgatgtcttttttaacaatcattgaagtttcattgaaaattttgaccaatttcccaatgttttcccatggttCCAACAACAATGATGCATTACGCGATATAagtgatatatcccatgcgataaccgatatgtatctgtatcccaagggtgtgatacgtaacgtaataccgatatttcaaacactagtACAGAGATTCAAAAAAACGTGATACCGATAacgcatcatattcaaccataacaacagagattttaaaaaaaaaaaaaatttataaatacctatttttaaagatttccTGAAAATGACTCACGgcgctttgattcaacaaaatccttgAAATAACTTGTTTTGATTCTCAAATTCAAGGTACGAGTGGTCAGAATTTGTAATAAAATAGTATAAGAAAGAATATGAAAGAGAAAAGTgccaaaattgagaaaaattgtaacttaaaaagagaaaaaataaaataaaataattggcAGTTTATGACCATTACAGGGCAGTAACGGCCACTATGGGGCGTAACGACCGCTACAGCCCTCGCGATGGCCGATCCGAGCCAAAAACTTGGGGGTCACCGTTTTGACCCCCGTATCGTGTAACAAACTCGACTGTTACCATTACGTATTAGTCGTTACAGCCGATACGTAACCAATTTGGTACACCCTGTCAACCTATGTGCGTGCATATAGATAGATTGGAGCCCAAAAATCACCAACGAGAGTAAAGACAGCAAACAAAGGAAAGTTATCCTCTCCGTTTTGTACGACAGGAAATCTGAAACTAACTACGATCTGGAAGAGTTGTTCCTGTGtgatctaaaccatctattaGACAGGTTATAGCCATCTAATTTCAAGAGTATGGTCATCAATTAATATCGCAGATAGCGatgctagcaaaaaaaaaaatcatgtttttcCCTCCTCGTCGCCAAACACTGACTAGATGCAATTCAGACCACACAATCTCTGTTCGAATCCAAGTTGTGTTACAAGAATACCACGCGTCGAAGATATTGTATCTTCTTCTCACCGTTTTTCTTGGAAACTCGTAGTTGGAGAAAGAACACGGGTTCGTGATGAAGCCTCTGACCTGACGATCAAGACCATCCAAGTCTAAGATCTTTCAATCTTTGGCATCCGGAAGATTTAGGACTCCCGGTTAGATTACAAGAAACTGAAACAATAGCCGTTATTATCCGCTTTTTTAGCCTCATGCCAACAGCTCCCGAAACCTTCAACTACGTGAACCACCGATGAAAACCTTCTAAAGCTTCAATCTTATGATTCCATAAGGTCCATAtgatcaatccaagccatccatgatTAACAGATTGAGGAAAAACAGCCCGGATGAAGATCCAGCTTCTTTCCGAATAAAGAAGCTCAATTGTAGCTATTTTATAAAGAACCTGATCCAAGATCCAAATCGACCATCTAGTGGGTTGTTGGATCATTCTGAAATCAAGATCTATCCAATCAAGATCAGACCTATGTCAGTAACACGAAACAACAACGAAAAAAGTGTGTCGCTAAAATGTTCTCCGCATAGAACAACTTGATGCAAAACCATTCTTTCAAACATGTTTCCGAAGCTTTCGAGAGAGGCCAGAGAAACTATAAAACCCCCTGAATtggtagtgattgaattacaacatagaaaaagaaagaaagaagaaatcgtgagagagagagagagagagaaagagagactttCCGAGTCGACAAGCTGGTTTAATAAGTCGAGTTGGGTTGTATCCAGAGACCTTGTTGGACATAGGTCTAAgtagaagaaagaaggagagagagaagaaatcgagtgagttgaaccgagtcgactcacAGGTGTTCATCCCCATTACGGTCGTACCTTGCAACAACCAATCAAAGGGGAGTACGTGTGATCTGTACGGATGTGCATGGCGTGCCCAGAGATCTACAGATATGTAAAGAGATTTCTCGGTAAGAGGAGCCATGACGTATCAAGAGGTGCCATGCATCACTGAAGTGATCGAGAGGAGAGCGGTCGAGCTCGATCGATCGCAGGATAGATGGCAAATGGAGAAACGAATGAAGCAGAATGTGGGGAGCATCCAGAAGCCGAGTAGTGGAGAGCGGTTATGATTACCGTCAGAACATGGGAAGGATCCAGAACAGCCGGATCagagctataaatagaagaggaatACAACAAGGAAAATAGTCTtacaccaacccaaacaaaccaaatctatcttttaaaTTATCCTATCAATTTACATTTCCTAGTGTAATTTGTTACTTTCCTTATCAAGCAAGTTTACGTTTCCGAAACAATCTTTACTTTCCAAGTTTGCTAATTTACATTTCTTAGCGTAAACCGTAGCAGTAATCCAGTAGCACGTAATCTTAGTTATAATTCGAGTCTACGCTCACACACTGGGCTCAAATCATTCCATCGAGGAGACGTTCTTCAGCTGCTTCGCGCGACTGACTGTAagaatttctttctcttttcatttaaTCTATATTGAGAAGTCATTTCGTACAGAAGGCAAAGAAgtgacccatcatcagaggataaACCCTACCCTCTAAATATCACCTGAATCAATTTACATATTGAGttagtggctgaataggtgaccgatctctCCAGATTtcggtcatacactacgtgtctgcctACCTCGGCgctcggggtcattgttgttcggttcgAATTGGAGCCGCAATTCCAATTCTGGCACGCCCGCATACCCAGTGCAGAAACAATAGCGAACAATTGGGTCGCagtcaaattcaagttaaatTTGGGTTAAATCATAGACATCTACCAGGGCTGGTAGGTTAATGAAGGGCACAtaatcccttttttttcttttgaaaggtaacactaccagggcaCATAATCCCTTTTGAATGCATAACAGGATAAGCAAATCTCTTGAGCAACAGCTTTTGATTTTCCTTGCATCAACATGACATAATTTTGTATAATATTTACAGGGCATGAATAaatcgaactcaaagtcaaaaCCAACCTGAAATGCAGTTCTTGAACAGCCATGAATAAGGAAACTAGAAACAGGACTAGTTACATGCATAAATGGTTAATTAAGTGCTAACATGAGCAACTTGAGAGAGTATAACAACTGGAACTGTGAGAGGAACATGCACCAAAAACATAACCAAACAACCTGAGGTGCAAAATTAAAAATGAGAACTATGTATCAGCTTGACTGATTCCGAGAtattgtctttttttctttttgatttccTTTATCTTCTTTTGCTCAAAACTTTAGCTATTAATGAGTATCATAGAAGTTAATTTCTTTCAAAATTAGCTAAAAAGAAGAACACATTGTATTGCAGGTATCCTAGAAATTATTTGGTTCAAAAAAATTACTTAGTTAAGGAAGGTTCAAAAAATTTACTTAGGTAAGGAATACATAGTATTGCAGGTATATAGCAACATGTTCTGTCAAAACGTCATGATGAACCAGCAGTCTGGCAGTTGTTTGGTGTTTCATTTGGGGAAGGAGAATAAGTGATAAGATATTGCAAATATAACAAAATATCACAAAACCCACCCTTCAATGAAAAAGAGCAGTTGTATCTTTAAGTCCTGCAATGACATGAACAAAAATCACTGAAGTTTCCAATCAGAGTAATATCCCTCAAATGATCTATAAGGAGTGTAATGGAAAGCTTCGGAGAAACAACATCAAAGCAAGATTACAGATGTCCATGTGCTGCAATCAACAGTATTCCTGCATAGAAACAACATACATATAGGAGTTACCTCTGTACGTCCAGGCATGATAGGCTTCCCAGCCAACAACTCTGCCAGTATGCAACCTGCGCTCCAAAGGTCTACACCTACACCATAATCCGTGGCCCCTAGAAGAAGCTCTGGAGGTCGATACCATAGAGTTACCACCCGACTCGTCATCGGCTGCTTGTGGTCCGGATCAAAGAACGATGCCAACCCAAAATCAGCAATCTTAAGTATCCCACCATTATCAAGGAGGAGATTCGAGCCCTTGATGTCACGATGCAGCACACAACGGTTGTGACAGTGCTCAAGACCTGATAACAGTTGATGCATGTAACACTTCACCTGCCATTTCAGAATGGAAATCAACTATGATCAATGCATAACCGGCAAATGCTCTGATTCATGACCATCCAATTCCCAGATGAGATGAAAGCAGGTTGGACTTAAAATCATCTCATTGCGAAATGGGGAAACACCCAAATGTGAAATGACCATTCTACTGGTGTCTTCATCGTTGTACAAATACCCACGCACCCAAATTTACAGATGAGATGAAAACATATCCTGACTAAAAGCACCTCATTTGCACATTGGAGCAATAATCTAGCACTAGCAGTGAAATGACCATCCCACGTGCTTTCGTGGCTGTCCAAACACATGCAGTACCCCAATTCAAAAATGACAAGAAAACAAGTCCCACCCAAAGTCATTTCATTCGCAAATGGAGACCCAATCCAAACAAAATGACCATTTGATTAAAGTCCCCATTGCCCAATTCACGAATGAGATGATTCAAGAATCACCCAATTcaaaaattccaagcaaccatCCAGCAAAATCCAAGCTAACCTGAGGTTCCGTGAACTTGATCGCTGGGCTTGCAGCAAGCCCTGCCAGATCATGTTCCATGTACTCAAAAACCAGATACAAACTACACGACATCCGCGAGGTCACCAAACCTTCCAATTTCACCACATTCGGATGATCAAGCTTCCGCAATATAAGAATCTCTCTCGCCATAAATTTCACACTCTCCGGCTCCAAATTATCAAACCGGACCTTCTTCAATGCAACAATTTTACCCGTCAAAGAATCTCTAGCCTTGTAAACATTGCTATAAGTCCCTTGTCCAATCTAATAAAAATCAAACACCATCAGAAGCAATCCAATATctttgaaaaatgaaagaaagaaaacttaGGAACTGACCTTATCGAGCTTCTCGAAAGAATCAGCTCGGCGTGGGGTCCACCCCTGGATGGCTTCGCCAGCGACGGCAGACAGCCAAGACGGCCACCCGGCGGCAACCTGCTCGCCATGCACATTCTTCGGGGGATTGCTGAGCCACGGGTCAGGCCTGTGCCGTCTCCGCTCGCCCCGCGGCAGCCGCCGATCCTTCTGGGCCTTTTCCTGGCTACCCTTCCTGACCGCATGATCGGCAGTGCCGCTTTCGAGATTCGGGACGGCAATCTGAGAAGGCTTGCGATCGGCCTCCGCCGCCGCCGCTGCCGACGACGGAAGATCGCTCTCCTTCTGCGGCAAAGAATCCGGTCTGCCGAAGACGCAGcccatctctcatctctctctctctctcgcttttaGGGTTTTGGCTTTTCCATATCTGCCTTGAAAGAAGAGGAGGACaagtaaaggaaagaaaaacgaAGTGGTGCGGGACAGGGATTCGGGTGGTCCGCAGGTTCGGAGAAGCAATAGATTTTCGTGGAGACAGACAGGAGAGGAGCAATGATTCACATGTTCCGCGATTTACGGTAGCATAATGCGGAAAGAAGAGAATCTGCCATTGAAGATGCAGAGAGAGAGACTGTGCTTTTAACTGTTTCCAGACGGATTGAGAGAGGTCGTAAAGGACTACGTTAGCGTGACTTGCGTATGCACGCCGACTGCCTGCACATGCGCCGTCTGATATCTCCATGGAACATACATGTATCAGATCCTCCCCGTACATCAGATTAACCATCACATTTTTACCATGCAtcctaaaaataattcaaatatagaacttatgtgggccataccagaaGTAACGGTGAAATTCATTctgaaacctctaaattcacgtagtgtggtccagttaagtATTGAAATGTCCTGATTTTTAGCTAATCCACTCGTACTTATCTGGTACAtcatatggatggattggatggtatttatACACCACGATGGATCGGGCACACaacatggacggttttgatagtGGGACTTCCAATCTCAACTAATTCGTATGGTGTTGACCACGTGACCGTTGAATCCGGCTAATTTTCGGGCCCATACCAAACACAgcgcacctgatgaacggtcggatcttatCCACGTTAAGTTGTTCCGTCCATGTCAGCCAAAAGGTAAACGGCCAATTCGGACGAAAGTCACGCAAGCTTTTGCGGGTTGGAAATTAACTGTAATTTGATACTCTGCGCACGCTTGATACGCGGGCTCTCAGAAACTGTATACGTGGCATGACTTAAGTCAAAATAAACCGATTACATCGTGAAACTCGCTGTATCTGACTCCAAATCCAACAGTCAGGTTCGTAGAGCAATTATAGCCTCTGatccgtggacacttgtttgtttaaATAAGACTTTCatgctttttatttttaaccgtccagtaATTTTTCACTAATTAGATAGATGGATGATCGAATAAGGTTAATTTTTTATTCAAGGTCAATATAAGATTGTAtatataatttggacagtttaatttgaattacttatatttGAAATACGCAAATTTGTAAGtaattctaagtgcctgtgtatcattcatcacagtctgccagagtatcaaagtttttcacgCGGGAAATGCAGAAAGAGAAGAAATAACCGGTAGTGTCGGAATACTCCTGGTAGAGTCATCTCTCTGCCGTACACGTGGCTGGATGATTTATCAATCGGGACCATCATTGTAGTGGGCCATGTTATTTTTGGGTCGTTTGTTAAAAAGTAGTTTCAATTAGAATATTTAACAGTCATTTCTCTTCACTTCTTTATTCCGAATCTGGATTGTTAGTTTTAGCTCATTTTCTACTCTTTTTGAGAAGCTTGATCAGATGATTATGaccatatatgatatatatttatttttaaaaggtgTTTATATAGGGTATgtcccactggatggacggttccAATAATAGATAACCTTTTGAACTGTACTGCTATCTACCTTATTTCGGTTCTACCGATTCTACCGTATCATTTTTGTGAGATGGATGTGAAAAAGATGCATGCCTACTCGCACCGATGGAAATAGAATCTACACGCGAACCACCGTGACGGACGCGGACCGTCTGCAACCCCAACTGCAAGAAGTCCCTGCTGTCGGaagccatgtggggtccattgtgatgttttttgataaatccatccgtccatccttttttcctcATTATTTTAGTccatgggacaaaaaattagatagatccaaaactcaagtgagccacacatcagaaaatagtgtggattgaatgggtgttgttgaaacattcatggcaCCACAGAaatttggatcaggctaatattttttgaCATTTCAGCTTATCCACTTAGAAATGACCTtacgaacggtttagatggcattaAAACCTACCGGTGGACCTCATCAAGGTTTAAACGGAATACATTTTCCTTCTCACTTTTTTCAGTCATATGGCCCACTCGGGTTTTGCATCAGCCTCCActgaaggaaacggattggctactccccctgacaccagccaatggctactggccggtgctccgtgggcctcaccatgatatatgtgtttcatctatgccgttcatatatttttacaaatcattttatggcatgaaataAAAAAGGAATTATATAATGGGCCATATTATTGGAAACAGTGTTGGATGAGCTTTGGCCATTAAAAAGACATTTTAAGGCCATAAAAGATTTcaattaagctgatttttgttttttcccttcagctGGGccagtatgacctaatcaatgtattggatgtcaagtaaacagtacagtgggcctaaggaggattttaataatggATATCCGGTCATTAtcgttttcatgtagtgtggtccacccgagatttatatacctcgaatttttgggatcaaatgaTAAAATGATACGtggaaatggatgaaacaaataaatcatggtggggcccacggagcaccgaccaccagccacggggctggtgccagggggagtagccaatccatttcctcaactgaaatgagatgaaaaaacggatcaacatgatggatttcttacaaacatcattatggcccacctaacttcAGACTGCAAGAAGGCAGCACGCAATCAGGTCCCACCATGACAAATATGCAtaaatccgaaccgttcatcgtGCAGCCACTACAGTTTATTTTTCAAAGCGCATTATAGTTGTCCAGCGCGCATTTTCGTATTGAAGGTGGACGtttgatttatatttattttttttcttctatagTTGTACGGGTGGCCCACCAATGAGTGGAAGGTGTGATCTTTGGACCGTTGTGGCACGGCCCGGATGAAATCCTGCCGGTTATCTCGTCAGATTAGATGATTGATCAATTTATTTTaagccatccatctcttttagcACTCATGTCACTCATTTTATGATGAAAGGGGTAAAATTTTTGGTCTATGGCATAAATACGTTAGGAGAATCCAGATCAACGGTCCGATCTTCCATTTGTATGGCCTGTGGAGACTTTTGTATTTGTGTAGGATCATGTGGCCACTGGCGCGAGTAGCCTTAGCTGCCTTCAGAGAGTCCGAGGTAGAAGTTCTAATACCCACCAGTCAAACTGACTGTAGAGTGTGGATCTCACTGGCGTCCGACGTGGCTGCTCTTTTCTGCAATTAACAAGTCATCCAATAGAAATGTGACGCGTGGAGTTTTCCTTGAGTACGGTGGACCCGGGACTACTGAGTTCGGTGGATCCGTGATTGTGGGGgcgactgtgatgtatatgttttatatccacaccgtccacctggtttggcagctcattttagggcatgaacccaaaaatgaagtaaataaaaatccaagatggaccacaccactgaaaacagtgaTGATCAAACGCTCATTGTTAAAAACTTCGTTGGCACCACAAaactgatcaagctgatatttgtttttcccatcatctccaGATATGTGTGACCATATCAAtaagttgaatggtaaataaatatcacaatggTTGTAGAGAGATTTTAACGTTGGCCATTTGTTTCTTCtaccatggcccacctgaaattttctaaaatgctctataaaaatgaaaatataaaacacataaaataAGGTGGCCCCAATCTCATGGGTTGCACTGAATTCACATAGGATGCTATTAGCTCAGCTAATATTCACGTCCATTAGTTATGGAAGCTtatcctttccttcttcttcgaCTCTTCTtcgactcttcttcttcttttttcttttttttttttatttttattttttttattatttttatgcattttctttttaacacacgcacccgCTACACACCCACATGCTGTAGTAAGATTTCACCACCGGTGGGTTTCGAGCCCAAGACCTGGTGTTGAAGCTCTTCAAAGTCTACCACTCAGGCAAGGACTAGAACCCATAAGTGGGCTActgatgcaaaactcaagtgggccatgccacaataAACAGTCTATTGAAATTATGTGTGGGCCATTGAAGTTTTAGAGTTTTCAGCTCATCCCAATTCAAACTTAtacaaggctatatatatatatatatatatatatatatatatatataatggtcttAATGATTAGTGTTTCTATCACAATTGTTTTCTACTGTAGGTCTCACATGAGTTTTTTAGAattgtcaaatttttttattcatgCCCATTCACCATTTCACATGAGTTCTTTTAAATAATCAGGGAAAGATAGATGCAGCCGAGCTGAAAAAACCTAAATAGCCATTCCTTTATAGTATACTTGGAAGGGTGATATGATAAATTGGATCCATTCATATGCATGGGCTTAAAATAGATGGtctacatcacattaggcccccACAGTTAAGGGTCTCACCCACCCTAGACTGACTGGGGTGGGTGATACCCTTAACTAtggagcccaatgtgatgtacgtgattacatctatgccatccatctatattaaaagattattttagggcatgatccaaaaatgaagtaaattcaaatctcaagtggaccataatataggaaatagtggtaattaaccattaaaaatttctcattggctacaaaagttttggatcaagctaatatttatatggtttcttcatccatatctttgtgaccttatcaataagttggatggcaaataaacattccagaagccccatgaaaattttaatagtggtattcaattactattgttcttgttatatggtccacttaagatttgggtccacttaatttttggatcatgccctaaaataagctttcaaaactattggacagagtggatttaaggcacatgcatcactgtgagtCCTATAGTCAGGGTCCCACCACTTTAGTGAatatgggtctcacctaatcctctcccctcAAAATCACACCGCATCCTATCTATTTGGCCGTTGCCGGTAAAGTGTCAGTTGAAAACAAAACGGTAAAGGCCCAACAAGCAGTAGGataaaacaacaaacaaagtaatGGATAGAATCAtttaatggattttatttttaaaatctaaaccattcatcttgCTGCAAGCATAGAAGCaaatgatgtatattaagcctatGCTTTGTTTCTACTAAAGATAGTAAAGAGATAACATAACCGAatttgattggatggtatgtTGCTGTTAGAATTAAATGActtttatacattttttttaaattactcaGGCTTCATCTTTGACAGTGACATGTCATCCCATCAAATCCTACTACATTTGTACGTAGTACTGATATCAGTACGGTTAGAGGCAGCACTCAATTCATcttcttaggcccaccatgagcATGTCCAACCAGAGAATCAAGTTAGTCCGCGAGTGGGCCACCATGGATAAGAAAAGTGAAAAGTTAGTTGAAGTACAACGAACAGTCTACATTTAACATATGCTTGTGGACCACCTTATGAACGGACCTGATTGATTTTCTGGTCAGGGTATGTCCATGGTCGTCCCCAGACCCCGAACATCCTAGATGCATCACACGTGTTAATTGGCTCGAGCACATTTGACGATCCAAATAAAACTTTTATTCAATATAGTAGGCAAGGGTTGGCGGGCCGAAGCCAACATAGGCCCAGCCCATTTGTTCTCCATGACAGGAATTTAGGCCCGAAGGCTAGGCAGCCGGCCCCACCCCAATGAGCCCAACCTCACTTTGGACTGGCCTGGATCGACTAGCTGGCCCATGCCCATGGGCCAGGACCATGGCCTGATTAATTTTTAAGCTGGACTCGAGCTCAAGTCATTTCCGCACAACTACGCCCATGCATGGCCTAGTCAAGCCGGGCTCgtgctcaagtcattttagcccaaccCGACCCTACAGACCCAACTTCATATGGATAAATTTCATTCATCTAAGCGTCTAAGCAtccatttctttgtgcatgtatgGTCCCTTATATACGGGCTAGGCCAAcaacattcaagtgggaaata from Magnolia sinica isolate HGM2019 chromosome 17, MsV1, whole genome shotgun sequence encodes the following:
- the LOC131231825 gene encoding probable serine/threonine-protein kinase At1g54610 isoform X1 produces the protein MGCVFGRPDSLPQKESDLPSSAAAAAEADRKPSQIAVPNLESGTADHAVRKGSQEKAQKDRRLPRGERRRHRPDPWLSNPPKNVHGEQVAAGWPSWLSAVAGEAIQGWTPRRADSFEKLDKIGQGTYSNVYKARDSLTGKIVALKKVRFDNLEPESVKFMAREILILRKLDHPNVVKLEGLVTSRMSCSLYLVFEYMEHDLAGLAASPAIKFTEPQVKCYMHQLLSGLEHCHNRCVLHRDIKGSNLLLDNGGILKIADFGLASFFDPDHKQPMTSRVVTLWYRPPELLLGATDYGVGVDLWSAGCILAELLAGKPIMPGRTEVEQLHKIFKLCGSPSEEYWKKSKLPHATIFKPQQPYKRCIAETFEDFPPSSLPLIETLLAIDPADRKNASAALNSEFFTTEPYACEPSSLPKYPPSKEMDAKLRDEEARRLRAGSGRANGDGMKKTRIRDRAARAMPAPEANAELQANLDLRRRLITHANAKSKSEKFPPPHQDGALGYPLASVHHIDPHFDPPDVPFSSTFIYPKDPGLSTWSGPLVDPSLAGHPRRKKQNVDPWKPPSGAREIRKGSVRVKGKESMP
- the LOC131231825 gene encoding probable serine/threonine-protein kinase At1g54610 isoform X2 yields the protein MGCVFGRPDSLPQKESDLPSSAAAAAEADRKPSQIAVPNLESGTADHAVRKGSQEKAQKDRRLPRGERRRHRPDPWLSNPPKNVHGEQVAAGWPSWLSAVAGEAIQGWTPRRADSFEKLDKIGQGTYSNVYKARDSLTGKIVALKKVRFDNLEPESVKFMAREILILRKLDHPNVVKLEGLVTSRMSCSLYLVFEYMEHDLAGLAASPAIKFTEPQVKCYMHQLLSGLEHCHNRCVLHRDIKGSNLLLDNGGILKIADFGLASFFDPDHKQPMTSRVVTLWYRPPELLLGATDYGVGVDLWSAGCILAELLAGKPIMPGRTEFFTTEPYACEPSSLPKYPPSKEMDAKLRDEEARRLRAGSGRANGDGMKKTRIRDRAARAMPAPEANAELQANLDLRRRLITHANAKSKSEKFPPPHQDGALGYPLASVHHIDPHFDPPDVPFSSTFIYPKDPGLSTWSGPLVDPSLAGHPRRKKQNVDPWKPPSGAREIRKGSVRVKGKESMP